The genomic region AATGACTTACCAATATTTGTATAAGTGGGTGTTAAACACACCTTCACAACCTTGTCATTAGCTTCTACAGGCATCCTTTGACTTTAAATTGGTTTGAAGTAGAAATATAAGGTCTCTATTTACCCGTCCAGGTAAATAGGAAATATTTACAATTCAGACTTATTTAAAGAGTGCGAAAAGTACTTTGCAAATAGCAAAATTCTATGGAAATACTAACTACTTTGCCAAGGTTAAAATTTCCGTTAATAATTGCTATTATTTAAGGCTATACTGGCCTATAgattaagtaaaagaaaaaatgagtGAGCAAAACATCTAACTCCTAAAAATACAACAAGAAGTTACgtcataacaaaaaacaaaatccttCATCAGCAGTCGAGTTCAACATCCAACAGTTTCCATTCAAAAATTTGTATGGAGCAATACAAAACGCAACACCATCAATTGACTAACATCGGACTACGTTGTTCGACTATCTTTAGTTGGTGTTACTATTGCTATAACGTGCTTCTTCGTTCGCGGCTTACCTAAGACAGCTTCATCTAACTTAGCTATCGTCGCACTAGGGGTAGGATGATGTCCTACAAATCTTGAATGAGAAGTAGGACGGACTATCTGTACTTTCTCATTGTTCACGACAGCCATTTCTTTTTCCTCAGATTTCTCAGCACTCGACCTATAAAACCGTCTGATTGGTGCGTTGTTTGCAGCATTAGGATTAATTTCTTCAATTTGGTCAGTTAAGGtttcttgttttatgtttagGTTCTCTATTGGCTGTATATCTTGTTTGATTATTTCAAAACTAGGTGTTGTTGTTTCTGGTCTGACTGTGGTTGTTGTGGTTGTGGTGGTTGTGACGGGCGGGCTGCTGTTTTTCAAAGTCATACGTCGTCTATGTTTTTTCTCTTTAGAATCATTATTTGTTGCATTCCCTTGAGCGATGTTAAAATCAGCCTTAACTGTGATTAGTTTGATATCTGATGCGTTTTCGGCTGACGTTGTGTTTCTTCTTTCGCTTCTAGATACATTTCTATTGACGTCGAAGTTTCTATTGCCTCTGTATACGGGGGCAGATTCTGTGCTTGTTTTACGGTTTCTCTCATCAATGAGTGGGGTGGGAGTTATGAATTGAACGTTGTTTGTGATGCTAGCAACTGTAGGTATGTTAAGTTGTGCTGGTGCGTTAGAAGGAGCATTCTGATCTTGTAGAATATTCATAGCTTCTTTGATACCGTCCACGTCTCcgggatttgtttttttacctgaaaatttaatgatggttttaaaatattgatttcataTACCACGCATATAAACTAGAGCTTTATTTATATCTCTATCATCACTAGCAGGGTTCCAGTTAAATACTTACTATCATCTTGCATCTCCTTCTTGTAAGACGAGAAGAATGTCAAAGCTTTCATCAACTGGTAGCTCTTGGAGACCGGAATGTTGGTCTCATACAGCTTCTTAGTATTCTTGCAGTCGACATAGAACCACCAGTTGCATTTGAGGATAGTCTGATCGAAGAGCGTGGACTCAGGACAGAGGAAGGATTTCATGACGAGACCATCGTCTGTTAGAGCGCAGACGTGGAACACCtgggaattaaaaaaatgatgataGTTGTATTATTGGCTTGCTAATATTATCAATTCTAGTAGCTATAATCTGCGgatgttacaaaaaaacttaatttttatttacggTGGCAATGCATCCTTGTGTGCACGCTCCTAGCCAGCAATGACGCCGTTGAATTGTTTGATACCttactttaattattgtttttgttttctatctaATCTATGTAGTTTGTATCTACCTAACTAGTTCTATTatagtttaataaattgtatttttatatgcaaaacgcttctatatctatactaatatataaagctggagagtttgtttgttggtttgtttgtttgaaacaaattttgaacgcgctaatctcaggaactactggttcaaattgaaaaaatatttttgtgttgaaaagaccatttatcaagaaaggtttaaggctatataccatcacgctgcaaccaataggagccaagatacaatggaaaatatggaaaaaaaacagggaaaattattcatcttcgaggggatccgttcaaaaataacttatatcttctaaccacgcgaacaaagtcgcgggcaacagctattaaagAATAATACGAGTAGTAACCAAAAATGGTAGAACAGTTTTGCTGTGAGGACTTGTAGTTAAAATCTGATGTAGTAAGATCTGAGACAGACAAAAGATAATCCTAGTTACTGATCATTATCCAGGTGCGTAGCTTTTTGGCTGTCCATAAGaaagtatattaatatacatacatcTAGACAAATTTGCCTATTTGTGGTAAATTCTCATATTAAAAAATCAGTCTCCAGAAGGCAagataacaaaatataagtcAGTGTACTCACCATACACCCAAGACTCTCATCGCCGTACAAACCGGGGAAGTACTTCTGGTCGCCGCAGTGGAAGCTGGTCTCCGGCAGATCCACCTTGGACTGGAAGTGATCGTCGAAGTTCTTCTCGTAGCCCACCGGGTAGTACTCGCGCGGCGCGTTCATTACCTTGCCCGATATCGGTGCTCTGGAAAATTGTTGTGGTTGTGACAGTTAAAGCttgaataattaatgatttagaTGGATTTAGACTTAAGAAGTGTACAGAGAATGTCGATTAATATTAGTAGTTAGACATAACTGGATTTTATTAGAATACCTTTAAagaaattatacaaaacttaatttaaatagttgatAGAAATGAAGGCATCTTCGTCTGAATTCCAATGGAGTAATTGATTTTACAAACCAATCCTTTAGAAATGGCTTAGCGACAACTTTCATACCTCTTCAGCGGCTTCTGGGGTAAGGCAGCGGTCAATATTTCAGGCTCCGGCTGTTGCTGAAACACGAACGGCTGTTCCGTTGTCGTTGTCGTACTTGTGGTTGATGACGTTGTCGGCGGGACCGGGATGTTTGCATACTTGCTCAACAACTGCTGCTGCCTCAGAGAAATTGCCGCTTCTATCGCCTCCATAGATATGTTCCCAGCTTTAGCTATCTCAGCAATCTTATTATTGATATCTTCCTTATTAAACTTCAAAACAGTGTCGTCTCCGTAACCAGTTATAGAATTGTAATCATCAACTTTCTTCGTGTTGTACACAACGTTGTTCGCTATATCGTGCACTTGATGAGGGACCGGGTCTACAAAGTTAGAAATAGGATTTTTATGGATGTTAGAGCTAGGTACAGAGTAAGAGGGGTGTGGTATGTGTATTTCTTTGAATACTGGGGCGGATACAAGAGTCATGGCTTGAGAAGGTGGCAAAGGTACGAATGGGTTAACAGTGGTCATGGAAAAAAGTTTTGGATCTATCATGGTAGGGTGTTGTGTGTATCTGATTGGAGAGTACTGCTCGGCTGTCATTTGTGATACcatttttgatatttgattgtGTGATGGATATATCTCACTTTGGTAAGCTAATCCTGGGCCCTTTGACTGTGGGATTGGCAGTGGCGTGTAGGTCTTGCGGGTCGCTGCTATGGGTATCACGGCGAGGGTATCTTCTTTCGGCGGGAGAGGTTTGAAGGCTGGTATTCCCATGGGCACTGGCTTGGCCATGGTGACGGTTGGAACTGGCTTGGTTATTGTATGTTGGACAGGGCCTACAGGTGCCTGCACAATGATGGGCTGCATGGTGGAGGTGACGTGTCGATGCAAGCTCGTGAGCTTGTCCATGGCAGATTGGTTGGGCCGGTTAGCTGGTGCCATTGGACGCAtaattctgttttgttttccaCGTTTCTGAAAATagcaagttttaatattttattaaatcttataaAGCTATCTCTTTTGGAATGCCTGGAGACTTGTAAAAACTTTAGTTCATAAATGTACAAATACTGTCGTTGATCTAATcgtcaataatttattgaagcACTGCCCTACTTGACATATCTACCCAACAAAATTACCCTCAAACATTACATACACGAGATTCCATAAAAACGATCGTTACACATTTTTAATCCTTGCACCAAATATGGCAAGATCTTATGTCGTACATAATTGTCCAATCAAGATGTTTTTCAGAGATCAAGTTGCGTTACATCTCTGTAAGTCTAATAACAGTTATCTAAGATAATGGTCTTATAAATTGCGCCTCCTAAGCTAGGCTGTTGAAATCGCATTTAtgaagtttttgttgttatgaTTCAATTGTCCATGTGGACGCTATTGGCGAATATTGTTCAGAGATGGAATTTCCAATTCGCATTTCATTTGTTGCTggtattaattatacattattataggtattgattattttatttaatgaatcgTTTCACAGTGCAGCCAGTAGTATTAGTTAGTACTACTCATTTCTACTCGGTCATTATCTATGCTACATTTGTTTGGTCCATTTTCTTTCTAGTGTTCTCGATTTTTACGACTTTGATATAATGATAGCGACCTACGATAATTGGAGACGCTCTTGAAGAAGATTTTGATAATGTCTTCGTAATTATCcctcttgtttattttttctttacgaGAATTATCTTTGGATCTCATTAGTTTTAAGAACCATGATGATTTTATCTCTTTCTTGACTGTTATATCTTACCTCTTGCTTGACATTCATCCTCGCTGGGTCGGTAAGGAGGTTCGGTGGGGCTCCATTCTTAACGCTGACAGACCGCCGCCTGCTCGGGTCCAGATTAGTAAGCGACTGCTCAAAGCCCAACTCATCACCCAGACTGAAACCTGGAAAGAAGAAACATTAtacatgaataaatatattattttgatttaatttgcaTAAGGAACTTTAATTCTTGACGCAGGggaattcacaaaaaaaaaagtcacatgcgcaaaggcACTCAaagtcaggacaagcattagtagatcacacaaatacttgtcttacgcgaggatcgaacctaCGACTCGTCGCACTCCGTGGGTTCGAATAGAAtaggtttttatttgtaaaacttgaATGGCAAGACAGAGTAGACGAGGCCAGTCTAATACGAGAGAATACATCATGTTTGGAgtgaaaaagattttatttctctagactttgaaaaataattaacaaattcttTCTTGATTCTTGATCTTAGCGCTTATGATCATGAACAAACTTCCATGGCATAAACTGCTACAATGCACATATAATTTATACTAATTCtagcattttaatattttatttactaaaccCAACCTCTGTAGGGTTGATTTGATCATCTTGCATTTCCACTTCTGTTCTTTTGCTACAATTTCCTCAATCATTAGTACTATTAACGTTCCTTTGTCCATCATCtataatgttattatgtttacaaatgTATGTAATTGCAGATTCATACGAACTATTGTTACGttttacttcattaaaatatttattgctctGTTACATATTCTGTTATGTATACTATGTTATGTACTTCAGAATTCGCAACATTATTACTGAATTCAGTGGTTTTGTAATTAAGGTTTTGAACCGCAAATGACGTTATACTAGATTTGAAATTAATGTTCATGTGGATATTGCAggcaaatttaattataacttttgcCATATTAGCAGATACTACAGTCATACATATTTGATCTGATGTCTGGTCTATAAGCAAAGCATGGATTGCGCAGGTCTGTCGCCATACTATCACCAGCTAAATGAAATCCAAAGAGAGCTCATCGATTTCCCCAAAACGTACcaccaatatttttaaatctacgtCTTCTTCTTTCTAAGTcttgttcaataaaaatacttcctGCCCAAAAATACCCACTTGGCTAGCACAGTCAACTAAGATCGATGGACACGTGGTATTGTAAGAAGGTGAAGATGGAATATAAGGACACATGTTTCAAAAAGTAGCTTACCCAAACTAGCATGTGCTTTGATGCCTCCAAGGTTTCTCACTCTGAACAGCCCGGACTTTTTGAACGCACAGTTAATTTTGAAACCGAAGTCTGATTCAAGCACACATGTTGGTTGCACGATTTCTGAAAGAAGAAAGAGAAtagaaaatattagtttagatagATAGAGCTGGTATACAATAAGATATAGGATTGTCAATATCATTAAAACCGTGTAGTGCGATATCATACTTGTACACCTATAATATTACCTAAAGAAATAGGGGTGGGccgtaaattaataatagtaaaaaaaaaaatactagtattattatttctcccatagagcggaggtgaatgatccctattagatgccccatcacattgtagattaaagttctcaagaaggcctctgcgcgttggacctgtgtccccgttcaagcctttaaaaaggaccgggtctcttctcttgaagttaacccgtgaatgaaaagagatagtATTATTACAATGAAAACCATAATTTATGGACGTAGGTAcgataataaagttaaaattagaactttaaaactgtaataaaattttatttttacaattacttGACTAGATTTATACACCACAAAATAGACTGGGTAATCATAGCTTGGAATAATTACGTTTAGCCTTCAAGCTCTAGACAACCATTCTTTTTCatagttaaacataaaatagttcTGAATGttccttaaaatattaagttcagtaattatgttatttttatgtaagtttttttacaaaactttcatGGATCAAATAATTAATGCTTGGCATGGCATCTTATACCACTAGGCCATCCGTGCAATCGAATTGATGgtatattgaataattataattaatcacagctctttagttttaattgatcgatcattttaataaatgttggttcaataaatagaaatactcaagtgtgttttgtttgtgcaATAATTTTGcatgaataattaattgtgCATGTTTATTAGTAATGGATTAACAGTAGTTTGAATTGCTGTTTAAAAGTCATTGAAGCGTATACATTCTTATTTATCAGTACTGTCATTTCAAATacttctatttgtttttataactaacCCTAATTACAAGCATCctaatatatgtaaatatatgtgTGGTATTTTTGTCCCATTATTGTGAATAAGTTCAACAGATACTAggtaatcaaatttaaaaactttttgcattTTATGGGACTCCATGGTTAGCTTAGTGGTAGGTCTTAGGTCACCGTGCATAAACCTCTGTATCTGGCGTGTTGTGGCAAGGATTTGTaagatccacgaacgcttgttttgagtctgggtgtctttatgcacttggcttaaatgtttgtgaaaccctggACGAAATAGTTTGGGGTTGCAGTTCGGGAACAGTTGTTGTTTTAAGGTTTTACATTTTTGAGGCGATTAAGTTGGCGAGACTTTGAGAAAAGCCAGAACTGTTTTAACATCACTTGGTAGGattacgtttaaaaataaatgataactgTAGGGTCTATTGTTGTTTACATACATCGAATGGTTCTTAGCTCAaatgtaatgtattatttttactttaaaatattttcagcctACATCCTCAACACAGCACGCGAGGAAATCTTCATCCTGATTGCATCTAAACTCATATTTTATAGTACTGCAGATAACAAACGAATCGACAAGCACATCCCcttgttttacataattaattacttagtgGTCATTAAATGCGGTACATTTTTCCTTACCGGCGGTGCGTAACCAGGATTCTTGACCCCGATTTCACTTCGTCCTTTACAATTGAGTCATTTGTTAAGTTTCTCTGCACTTCTTCTAAGGTATTAAAGCGTATTTatgattcaatatttatgttacaaCCTATGTGAAATTAATTCATAAGCGGTCAAAGTTTCTGGGAGGGATCATTCATCTTGaatgattgaaaataatttaagtcctggcaattaaggtattttttaaagaaaaccttttgatttatatcttaataaaaaacaatctttaaaatCCACATTATAATGATTTTGCATGAATTAAATCAGTTCTAATATAGCAATTAAGTTTATCAGCTAAGTTTACTCGCAATAGGTACTTATCACAAACTGGAGAAAAATATATCCTTCAGGCTTGaacaacttatttaatataggcaacaatacaataaaagtaaGCAACTACCTTAACTcagtattttatctttattttttcagataatttaCCCGATACCTTGGTAACCGATCTCATAACTCTCATTAAGTCATTGCTCAAGTTCACTATTGACAGTTGTAACCCCTAACCTATAACTTCGTGATGCAATACCTTGAGGGTTTGTTCACCTTGTCAATGAATCAACCTTGTTTTTCGTCGCAGCAATTTGTCAGCTAGTCattgcaaaaaaacaatttgcatttattatatatttaaaaagtgtagCAACTTAGCACCATTTCTTGCTATTAAAATTTACTGAACACTATCGAGATTACtagctaataaaaaaacttagttttCATTTCAGCATTACACTGTACACAAGTTTAATGAAAGAtgagaaaatgattttaaataaattgtgaatgtaataaaatcacTGTATACCGTAAAATCAGAAGTACCACACTATCTGGAAAGAATTTACAACAACAGACTCCTTACATTTCATACAAAAAGTTTTAGTTCATAATAACTTATACACGTAcacgtatattttttaatgaaacttctTATATACCTGTATTATCCAACCCAATTAAATCAGTTCCAAGTATTATCAAAGGTCTAGGGCTCGGCTCACGAGAACACTTGATTTATTCTTAACAAAAATAGACTATAACCCACTTATTTTACTTcgtgatataattatttatccgTTCTCTTAACAATGAATGATTATGGATTTGCATCAATGTTAGTTATGTGTAGCCTtagaaaatttataattcaaCAGCAAGACGCACTCTAgattgtatattaatttattaaacattttgccacgtttcccgataagctagcaggctgaaattttaagggcagcttcaaacccgatgataatgcaatttaaaaattataaattggaccgattttgataaaatttgaggattttaggatttttaaatctttttttattaccatgCTTTCTAACTCTAGACGGTGTTTTCCCACAAACAAAGGCCTATGGCTCAATCGATCAATAATTGAATACGCGCAAATTGGTTTGTAATACTAATTACAAAAGTGattatagttataaaaagaATTAAGTGAGCTGGAAAtaataactgataaacatcGGATGCCAATTATGACagtttaaaaagtgtttaaatgtaaatagtatcTAGCTTTCGTGAGTAGGTTGGCACATGTGAacatgagaatgattcattagtTATAGCAACAGTTTTCTTACGCGTGTTTTTCGGgatagtccgactagtttcagacccaaccggagtccttaattatgagtcGATGCGATTCAAATTCATGATTATGATGACTCGGGGCaatccgataaatacgcgtaaataAACcgtattatttaagaaaaatattcgaattaaaaaataaattaaaatattttactagttCAAAAATTCACGCTTTTATTAAACACATATAGTAACAACGTAAAACATGAAGAAAAAACCATTGTCGTAAGTCATACGCAACGATTGCCAATACTTCACAACTGAACAGGCTTTTATAAAAGTCTAAATTCGTGAAAATAAAGCTTTTGTTCAGCAGAAAAATCTTGCATGTCAACATCACTATCAAGACGTCTAGCACTATTGCCTAAAAATCAGCATTTCTGTCATTGCATCACATCACCTTGGCTATCAAGGCTAATACAAGTAGCACATATTATTCCCAAAGTTAAGAGGGTCTTATATGTGAGAGGGTCCTATCatctttataaatatgataCAAGTTCAATATGATTGTAAGAAACTGACAGTTCTTTTTACGCCATAGATGGACTATGAGAGGTGAAGGTTGAAACCTGTCAAAAGCTCAAAATGGAAGGACATTTATGCTTATTAATTAAGGTTTCTGAAACCTTGTCAAAGTAAACGAGGCataaagttttgtattatttatacgtGTAAAATGATAGTGATTGCATTGACAAAGTACTTTCAATTAGAACCATCTCAAACCAAGGTCCGTTGCTCAACATATTTATAACAGTCTAACCGAGAGCCGTATAGCAATCGTCGGAAACTGAAATCGATTcatctttatataaatatatgcaAACGaccaattaattaaatgtgtcTAACTAGAAAGAAAGAACCGGTTTTAAATTGATGcgattttttatagtttttcgaAAGAAACATGTGAAATATGCCTATGAATGAACTTGAGTCACTTTCTCAAtctattagttttataaatagttcTCGGAATACAGGGAAAAGTGTGAACGAAAGCAGTGAAATCAATTATGCATGTATTCAAGTTCACTTGATTGCCTAACCCTTGGGTGAAAGGCCgtttccatttttattaatcCTGTTTTTACAGACCAAAGGCTTCCCTAAATCAGGCACACCCTATGATTAATGTTTAACCGTATGTGTAGTCCTTTTCTAGGCATTTCCTTCGATTTTAATTCTTACTCATATCATAATTGATAGATTTTCCTCACATAAAAATCTCCgtcataattcattaattacttTACGAATTCGTAATTTTTTgctcaaaattttcttttataattgcGAATACTGTAATCATATTACCGTGCTGTATCTATGGGCCGCCTTTGATATTTCTCTTTTCTTGTCTTTCTGTTACATTGTAGAACAAGTCCTGTCTACTCTTTCTCTCTTCTTACTTGATTTACGAAGTATTTCCCGCCCAtccaattattaattattattactagcccgGAATGCCCCATTGCTAAGCAAAACCTCCCCTaatcttcttccacttgtctttCTCCTGCTATTGG from Trichoplusia ni isolate ovarian cell line Hi5 chromosome 12, tn1, whole genome shotgun sequence harbors:
- the LOC113499270 gene encoding uncharacterized protein LOC113499270 isoform X3, with product MISHYTVLMILTILYLIVYQLYLSKLIFSILFLLSEIVQPTCVLESDFGFKINCAFKKSGLFRVRNLGGIKAHASLGFSLGDELGFEQSLTNLDPSRRRSVSVKNGAPPNLLTDPARMNVKQEKRGKQNRIMRPMAPANRPNQSAMDKLTSLHRHVTSTMQPIIVQAPVGPVQHTITKPVPTVTMAKPVPMGIPAFKPLPPKEDTLAVIPIAATRKTYTPLPIPQSKGPGLAYQNPVPHQVHDIANNVVYNTKKVDDYNSITGYGDDTVLKFNKEDINNKIAEIAKAGNISMEAIEAAISLRQQQLLSKYANIPVPPTTSSTTSTTTTTEQPFVFQQQPEPEILTAALPQKPLKRAPISGKVMNAPREYYPVGYEKNFDDHFQSKVDLPETSFHCGDQKYFPGLYGDESLGCMVFHVCALTDDGLVMKSFLCPESTLFDQTILKCNWWFYVDCKNTKKLYETNIPVSKSYQLMKALTFFSSYKKEMQDDSKKTNPGDVDGIKEAMNILQDQNAPSNAPAQLNIPTVASITNNVQFITPTPLIDERNRKTSTESAPVYRGNRNFDVNRNVSRSERRNTTSAENASDIKLITVKADFNIAQGNATNNDSKEKKHRRRMTLKNSSPPVTTTTTTTTTVRPETTTPSFEIIKQDIQPIENLNIKQETLTDQIEEINPNAANNAPIRRFYRSSAEKSEEKEMAVVNNEKVQIVRPTSHSRFVGHHPTPSATIAKLDEAVLGKPRTKKHVIAIVTPTKDSRTT
- the LOC113499270 gene encoding uncharacterized protein LOC113499270 isoform X2 gives rise to the protein MKYLCLLGGCLLLLAVHIEIVQPTCVLESDFGFKINCAFKKSGLFRVRNLGGIKAHASLGFSLGDELGFEQSLTNLDPSRRRSVSVKNGAPPNLLTDPARMNVKQEKRGKQNRIMRPMAPANRPNQSAMDKLTSLHRHVTSTMQPIIVQAPVGPVQHTITKPVPTVTMAKPVPMGIPAFKPLPPKEDTLAVIPIAATRKTYTPLPIPQSKGPGLAYQSEIYPSHNQISKMVSQMTAEQYSPIRYTQHPTMIDPKLFSMTTVNPFVPLPPSQAMTLVSAPVFKEIHIPHPSYSVPSSNIHKNPISNFVDPVPHQVHDIANNVVYNTKKVDDYNSITGYGDDTVLKFNKEDINNKIAEIAKAGNISMEAIEAAISLRQQQLLSKYANIPVPPTTSSTTSTTTTTEQPFVFQQQPEPEILTAALPQKPLKRAPISGKVMNAPREYYPVGYEKNFDDHFQSKVDLPETSFHCGDQKYFPGLYGDESLGCMVFHVCALTDDGLVMKSFLCPESTLFDQTILKCNWWFYVDCKNTKKLYETNIPVSKSYQLMKALTFFSSYKKEMQDDSKKTNPGDVDGIKEAMNILQDQNAPSNAPAQLNIPTVASITNNVQFITPTPLIDERNRKTSTESAPVYRGNRNFDVNRNVSRSERRNTTSAENASDIKLITVKADFNIAQGNATNNDSKEKKHRRRMTLKNSSPPVTTTTTTTTTVRPETTTPSFEIIKQDIQPIENLNIKQETLTDQIEEINPNAANNAPIRRFYRSSAEKSEEKEMAVVNNEKVQIVRPTSHSRFVGHHPTPSATIAKLDEAVLGKPRTKKHVIAIVTPTKDSRTT
- the LOC113499270 gene encoding uncharacterized protein LOC113499270 isoform X1 — its product is MISHYTVLMILTILYLIVYQLYLSKLIFSILFLLSEIVQPTCVLESDFGFKINCAFKKSGLFRVRNLGGIKAHASLGFSLGDELGFEQSLTNLDPSRRRSVSVKNGAPPNLLTDPARMNVKQEKRGKQNRIMRPMAPANRPNQSAMDKLTSLHRHVTSTMQPIIVQAPVGPVQHTITKPVPTVTMAKPVPMGIPAFKPLPPKEDTLAVIPIAATRKTYTPLPIPQSKGPGLAYQSEIYPSHNQISKMVSQMTAEQYSPIRYTQHPTMIDPKLFSMTTVNPFVPLPPSQAMTLVSAPVFKEIHIPHPSYSVPSSNIHKNPISNFVDPVPHQVHDIANNVVYNTKKVDDYNSITGYGDDTVLKFNKEDINNKIAEIAKAGNISMEAIEAAISLRQQQLLSKYANIPVPPTTSSTTSTTTTTEQPFVFQQQPEPEILTAALPQKPLKRAPISGKVMNAPREYYPVGYEKNFDDHFQSKVDLPETSFHCGDQKYFPGLYGDESLGCMVFHVCALTDDGLVMKSFLCPESTLFDQTILKCNWWFYVDCKNTKKLYETNIPVSKSYQLMKALTFFSSYKKEMQDDSKKTNPGDVDGIKEAMNILQDQNAPSNAPAQLNIPTVASITNNVQFITPTPLIDERNRKTSTESAPVYRGNRNFDVNRNVSRSERRNTTSAENASDIKLITVKADFNIAQGNATNNDSKEKKHRRRMTLKNSSPPVTTTTTTTTTVRPETTTPSFEIIKQDIQPIENLNIKQETLTDQIEEINPNAANNAPIRRFYRSSAEKSEEKEMAVVNNEKVQIVRPTSHSRFVGHHPTPSATIAKLDEAVLGKPRTKKHVIAIVTPTKDSRTT